A stretch of Octopus sinensis unplaced genomic scaffold, ASM634580v1 Contig15316, whole genome shotgun sequence DNA encodes these proteins:
- the LOC115230322 gene encoding TBC1 domain family member 19-like: MQIKWNNKPQKQTRELTYIKESSQLWMKKLLKRINSLCIEFNFTLCKKRPDQERRNISLYWKEMSSIRQQKKDLRPIYNSNDLLNLITEMRNPNLKADCGSDHSLPALLQLRLKWLSFVDVKNRFATLLDAIINKEQAENVFEVLDSQEVKGALEICKTGCPPGNRGSLWKLAVGLDEQRNNQNYYQYMKDLYLEYEMMIDSIIEEDIAGTVTNDDQYFVFEEFIYQILLPFTRDPHTIFEFIQILR; this comes from the exons atgcaaATTAAATGGAATAATAAACCTCAAAAGCAGACAAGAGAATTGACGTATATTAAAGAGTCGTCACAACTATGGATGAAGAAGCTGTTGAAAAGAATAAACAGTCTTTGCATCGAATTCAATTTTACATTGTGCAAAAAACGTCCAGatcaagaaagaagaaatatttcactttaTTGGAAAGAAATGAGTAGCATtcgccaacagaaaaaagatctCAGGCCAATTTATAACAGCAACGACTTACTAAATTTGATTACAGAAATGAGGAATCCAAACCTAAAGGCGGATTGTGGCTCTGACCATTCACTTCCAGCTCTTCTTCAACTACGTCTAAAATGGCTTTCATTTGTTGATGTAAAGAACAGATTTGCAACATTGCTTGATGCCATTATTAACAAAGAACAAGCAGAAAATGTTTTTGAGGTTTTAGACTCACAGGAAGTCAAAGGCGCGTTAGAAATCTGTAAAACTGGTTGCCCTCCTGGAAACCGTGGTTCCCTCTGGAAATTAGCAGTTGGTCTGGACGAGCAGAGAAACAATCAGAATTATTACCAGTACATGAAAGATTTGTATCTTGAATATGAAATGATGATCGATTCAATAATTGAAGAGGATATTGCAGGGACAGTAACAAATGACGATCAGTACTTTGTTTTTGAAGAatttatctaccaaatcctcctGCCTTTCACAAGAGATCCTCAC acaATTTTTGAATTTATTCAAATCCTAAGGTAA